From a single Rhodococcus qingshengii JCM 15477 genomic region:
- a CDS encoding phosphoribosyl-ATP diphosphatase has product MKTFESLFAELTERAATRPEGSGTVAALDAGVHAQGKKVIEEAGEVWIAAEYQSDEQLAEEISQLLYWTQVLMVGRGLTLEDVYRHL; this is encoded by the coding sequence GTGAAGACCTTCGAATCCTTGTTCGCCGAATTGACCGAGCGCGCTGCTACTCGCCCCGAGGGGTCCGGCACTGTCGCCGCCCTCGACGCCGGTGTGCATGCTCAGGGCAAAAAGGTCATCGAGGAAGCCGGTGAAGTGTGGATCGCTGCGGAATACCAGAGCGATGAGCAGCTAGCCGAGGAAATTTCCCAGCTGCTGTACTGGACGCAGGTGTTGATGGTCGGTCGCGGACTGACCCTCGAGGACGTGTACCGACATCTGTGA
- a CDS encoding tRNA (adenine-N1)-methyltransferase, with the protein MQSAVAEIPEQELPEADLTAPGKRPSGPFRVGDRVQLTDGKGRHYTIVLEANREYHTHKGGIVHNDLIGADEGSVVKSVNGTPYLALRPLLVDYVLSMPRGAQVIYPKDAAQIVHEGDVFPGARVLEAGAGSGALTCSLLRAVGPEGKVISYEVRDDHAEHAVRNVETFFGERPPNWELTIADLAEFDPEAHGGKVDRVVLDMLAPWDVLPAVSKALVPGGVLIVYVATVTQLSKVVEAMREQECWTEPRSWESIVRGWHVVGLAVRPEHRMQGHTAFLVSARRLAEGTVTPKPQRRAGKGSNTAAK; encoded by the coding sequence GTGCAGTCCGCTGTCGCCGAGATTCCCGAACAAGAGCTTCCAGAAGCTGATCTCACTGCGCCGGGCAAGCGGCCGTCAGGTCCGTTCCGCGTCGGCGACCGAGTACAGCTGACCGACGGCAAGGGACGCCACTACACGATCGTTCTCGAGGCGAACCGCGAATACCACACCCACAAGGGCGGAATCGTTCACAACGATCTGATCGGTGCCGACGAGGGCAGCGTCGTCAAGTCGGTCAACGGCACGCCCTATCTCGCACTGCGCCCCCTGCTGGTGGACTACGTGCTGTCCATGCCGCGCGGTGCCCAGGTCATCTACCCGAAGGACGCAGCTCAGATCGTCCACGAAGGCGACGTGTTCCCAGGAGCACGCGTGCTCGAGGCCGGAGCCGGCTCCGGCGCACTGACATGTTCGCTGCTGCGTGCCGTCGGACCCGAGGGCAAGGTCATCTCCTACGAGGTCCGCGACGATCATGCCGAACATGCGGTTCGCAACGTCGAGACCTTCTTCGGGGAACGTCCGCCGAACTGGGAACTGACCATCGCCGATCTCGCCGAGTTCGATCCGGAAGCGCACGGAGGCAAGGTCGATCGCGTCGTCCTCGACATGCTGGCCCCGTGGGACGTCCTGCCCGCCGTCTCGAAGGCACTCGTGCCGGGCGGCGTGTTGATCGTCTACGTCGCGACCGTTACTCAGCTCTCGAAGGTCGTCGAGGCGATGCGCGAGCAGGAATGCTGGACCGAGCCACGCTCGTGGGAATCGATCGTGCGCGGTTGGCACGTCGTCGGATTGGCGGTGCGCCCCGAACATCGGATGCAAGGCCACACCGCGTTCCTCGTGAGCGCTCGTCGTCTCGCCGAAGGAACTGTCACCCCGAAGCCGCAGCGGCGTGCGGGCAAGGGCTCGAACACCGCGGCCAAGTAG
- a CDS encoding TIGR00266 family protein, translated as MQIHLRHNPSSTVARCYLAPGEPLRVESGAMLAHSAGVVLEAKAQGGVLQGLKRSMLSGESFFVTTYTAPPQGGWVDVTGVLPGDLIPLTITSDRPFFLNRGTWLANSYGVTVESKWGGMSNLFGGEGGFGLRASGDGEVVLAVYGAIDVIDLQPGETVTIDTGHVVAYDLGMNFNMRRAVQGRTIQSMKSGEGFVFDFTGPGRVLAQTRNPSAFAAWLSAITPG; from the coding sequence GTGCAGATACATCTTCGACACAATCCGTCGTCCACTGTCGCTCGCTGCTACCTCGCGCCCGGCGAACCGCTGCGCGTGGAGAGCGGGGCAATGCTCGCGCATTCCGCCGGCGTAGTTCTCGAAGCGAAGGCGCAGGGCGGCGTCCTGCAGGGGCTCAAGCGGTCGATGCTCAGTGGGGAGTCGTTTTTCGTCACGACGTATACCGCTCCGCCGCAAGGTGGTTGGGTCGACGTGACTGGCGTGCTTCCCGGAGATCTGATCCCGCTGACCATCACCTCTGATCGCCCGTTCTTCCTCAACCGTGGAACATGGTTGGCCAACTCCTACGGTGTGACGGTCGAGTCCAAGTGGGGCGGCATGTCCAACCTCTTCGGCGGTGAGGGCGGCTTCGGCCTGCGGGCAAGTGGCGACGGTGAAGTAGTGCTGGCCGTCTACGGCGCGATCGACGTCATCGACTTGCAGCCAGGCGAGACGGTCACGATCGATACCGGTCACGTGGTCGCCTACGACCTCGGGATGAACTTCAACATGCGGCGCGCCGTTCAGGGGCGCACCATTCAGTCGATGAAGTCCGGTGAAGGATTTGTCTTCGACTTCACCGGCCCAGGACGCGTTCTCGCGCAGACCCGCAACCCCAGCGCGTTCGCTGCGTGGCTCTCGGCGATCACCCCGGGCTGA
- the hisG gene encoding ATP phosphoribosyltransferase: MLRVAVPNKGSLSESAAEILSEAGYRRRTDSRDLTVLDPANQVEFFFLRPKDIAIYVGSGELDLGITGRDLAGDSGAPVSERLSLGFGRSSFRYAAPAGKDWAVEDLSGLRIATSYPNLVRKDLTDRGLDATVIRLDGAVEISIQLGVADAIADVVGSGRTLRQHNLVAFGESLCDSEGVLIERTGAPQDDPARNQLIERVRGIVFAQQNLMIDYDCPRTILDDAIKMTPGMESPTLSPLADPDWVAVRAMVPIKGHNQVMDALAELGAKAILASNIRSVRAF, encoded by the coding sequence ATGCTGCGCGTAGCAGTTCCCAACAAAGGCTCACTGTCCGAGTCCGCCGCCGAGATTCTCAGCGAGGCCGGTTACCGTCGACGCACCGATTCCCGTGATCTGACAGTCCTCGATCCGGCCAATCAGGTCGAGTTCTTCTTCTTGCGCCCCAAGGACATTGCGATCTACGTCGGCTCCGGTGAGCTGGATCTCGGCATCACCGGTCGTGATCTCGCCGGCGACTCGGGTGCTCCCGTATCCGAGCGTCTGTCACTGGGCTTCGGCCGTTCGTCGTTCCGTTACGCAGCACCGGCCGGCAAGGACTGGGCCGTCGAGGATCTGTCCGGCCTGCGCATTGCAACGTCGTACCCGAACCTGGTCCGTAAGGACCTCACAGATCGCGGACTCGACGCCACCGTCATCCGTCTCGACGGAGCAGTGGAAATCTCGATTCAGCTCGGCGTCGCCGACGCGATCGCCGACGTGGTCGGGTCGGGCCGTACTCTCCGCCAACACAACCTCGTGGCTTTCGGTGAATCGCTCTGCGATTCCGAAGGTGTCCTGATCGAGCGCACCGGCGCTCCGCAGGACGATCCCGCACGCAACCAGCTCATCGAACGCGTACGCGGAATTGTCTTCGCGCAGCAGAATCTGATGATCGACTACGACTGCCCGCGCACCATCCTCGACGACGCCATCAAGATGACTCCGGGTATGGAGTCGCCGACGCTCTCGCCGTTGGCCGATCCCGACTGGGTCGCGGTTCGCGCGATGGTCCCGATCAAGGGACACAACCAGGTGATGGATGCCTTGGCCGAACTCGGTGCCAAGGCCATCCTCGCGTCGAACATCCGCTCGGTACGCGCTTTCTGA
- a CDS encoding thioesterase family protein, which translates to MTDSSYYRYLGTTEEGHERFASTQATVSIWGPTLQHGAPPSALLVRALERCGARDETRLTRVVVEILGPIPIADLEVRSWIERPGRRIELIVAELWATTADGSARAVARGTAWRMETVDTGDVVHVVDPPLEPRDSGTPGVLEGLWSVGYLKTLDWSWIAPIGCVGTGKVWARPKPELVEGEKMSALERLFAVADISNGVGAKLDPEHWTFLNTDLTVHIFRVPEGEWVGVAAETTTGPDGVGMCAGVLYDEQGAVGRIAQTLQIRARS; encoded by the coding sequence ATGACGGACAGTTCGTACTACCGCTACCTCGGAACGACGGAGGAAGGGCACGAGCGGTTCGCGAGCACGCAGGCAACTGTCAGCATCTGGGGCCCGACACTGCAGCACGGCGCTCCCCCGTCGGCGCTGTTGGTACGAGCCCTCGAGCGGTGCGGTGCGCGCGACGAAACCCGTCTGACGCGCGTCGTCGTCGAGATTCTCGGACCGATTCCGATTGCCGACCTCGAAGTCCGGTCCTGGATCGAACGACCCGGTCGCCGAATCGAATTGATCGTCGCCGAACTGTGGGCAACCACCGCCGACGGATCTGCACGCGCGGTTGCGCGCGGTACGGCGTGGCGGATGGAGACGGTGGATACCGGCGACGTCGTCCACGTAGTCGATCCCCCGCTCGAACCCCGCGACAGCGGCACCCCGGGCGTTCTCGAGGGTCTGTGGAGCGTCGGCTATCTCAAGACCCTCGACTGGTCCTGGATTGCTCCGATCGGGTGCGTGGGAACCGGGAAGGTATGGGCGCGCCCCAAGCCAGAGCTGGTCGAGGGTGAGAAGATGTCTGCTCTCGAGCGTTTGTTCGCGGTGGCCGACATCTCAAACGGGGTCGGCGCCAAGCTCGACCCGGAGCACTGGACGTTCCTCAACACAGATCTCACGGTGCATATCTTCCGTGTGCCCGAGGGAGAGTGGGTCGGTGTCGCCGCCGAAACCACAACGGGTCCGGACGGCGTCGGCATGTGTGCGGGCGTGCTCTACGACGAGCAGGGTGCGGTGGGCCGTATCGCCCAGACTTTGCAGATTCGCGCCCGTTCCTGA
- a CDS encoding HAD family hydrolase, with translation MSELLTEVSESTLGGVLWDMDGTLLDSEKLWDIALRELSLRLGGPMTEATRVAVIGASSPFALATVFDALGLEKHPDAIAEAKDWMYTRVGDLFEDGVTWRPGARDALSTVRDGGLRSALVTNTERVLVDRALGMLGREFFDHSVCGDEVPNGKPAADPYLRGAHLLGLEPAQCLAIEDSPTGTASASAAGCAVLVVPCEVDVPAGPGRVFRESLLDLSIHDLHDVHSSAAR, from the coding sequence ATGTCTGAGTTGTTGACCGAAGTATCCGAATCAACGCTCGGTGGTGTCCTGTGGGACATGGACGGCACCCTGCTCGATTCGGAGAAGCTGTGGGACATCGCGCTTCGTGAGCTGTCCCTACGCCTGGGCGGACCGATGACGGAAGCGACACGCGTTGCCGTCATCGGTGCGTCGAGCCCCTTCGCCCTTGCGACGGTGTTCGACGCTCTCGGCCTGGAGAAGCATCCCGATGCCATCGCCGAGGCGAAGGACTGGATGTACACCCGCGTCGGCGATCTTTTCGAGGACGGCGTGACCTGGCGGCCGGGTGCTCGCGACGCACTGTCGACCGTGCGTGACGGTGGTCTGCGTTCTGCACTGGTCACCAACACCGAGCGAGTTCTGGTCGATCGGGCACTCGGCATGCTCGGCCGTGAGTTCTTCGACCATTCGGTGTGTGGCGACGAGGTCCCCAACGGGAAACCGGCAGCGGATCCGTACCTGCGCGGCGCGCATCTGCTCGGACTCGAGCCGGCGCAGTGCCTCGCGATCGAGGACTCGCCGACCGGCACGGCGTCGGCCAGCGCTGCGGGTTGCGCGGTGCTCGTCGTTCCGTGTGAGGTCGACGTCCCCGCCGGCCCTGGACGCGTGTTTCGAGAGTCCCTGTTGGACTTGTCCATTCACGATCTTCACGACGTTCACTCGAGCGCGGCACGTTAG
- a CDS encoding pseudouridine synthase yields MPAESSARTVLEHLVGEHPGERDLWADLVSAGDVVDEHGRKITSRTPYQPTRFVYFYREPAPEIPVPHEIEILYRDDSILVIDKPHFLATIPRGAHIVESAVVRLRRDLDLPDLAPVHRLDRMTAGVIVFTVTPDLRRPYQELFAEQRIVKEYEAIAGFDPELTFPRTVRSRINKVHGEMTATEIAGEPNSETSIELIEVITDSAGRTLGRYRLLPRTGRTHQLRLHLNSLGVPIVGDNYYPEYLPAVPGDFSTPLRLLARALEYPDPITGQTRRFVSSRSLDAGL; encoded by the coding sequence ATGCCGGCGGAGTCGTCGGCGCGGACCGTCCTCGAGCACCTGGTCGGCGAGCATCCCGGGGAGCGGGACCTGTGGGCGGACCTCGTCAGCGCCGGGGACGTCGTCGACGAGCACGGGCGGAAGATCACGAGCCGAACGCCCTATCAGCCGACCCGGTTCGTGTACTTCTACCGCGAGCCGGCCCCCGAGATTCCGGTTCCGCACGAGATCGAGATCTTGTACCGCGACGACTCGATTCTCGTGATCGACAAACCGCACTTCCTGGCGACCATTCCACGGGGTGCGCACATCGTCGAAAGCGCAGTCGTGCGCCTGCGTCGTGACCTGGACCTTCCGGATCTTGCGCCAGTTCACCGCCTCGACCGGATGACGGCGGGTGTCATCGTGTTCACCGTGACACCGGACCTACGACGGCCGTACCAGGAACTTTTTGCCGAGCAGCGGATCGTCAAGGAGTACGAGGCGATTGCGGGCTTCGATCCGGAACTGACTTTCCCTCGCACGGTGCGCAGCCGCATCAACAAAGTTCACGGCGAGATGACGGCTACCGAAATCGCGGGCGAGCCGAACAGTGAGACCTCGATCGAACTGATCGAGGTGATCACCGACTCGGCCGGCCGGACGCTCGGGCGATACAGGTTGCTCCCACGGACCGGCCGGACCCATCAGCTTCGGCTGCACCTCAACTCGCTGGGCGTCCCGATCGTCGGTGACAACTACTATCCGGAGTATCTGCCCGCAGTGCCCGGTGACTTCTCGACTCCGTTGCGATTGTTGGCGCGAGCGTTGGAGTACCCGGATCCGATCACCGGGCAGACCCGCAGGTTCGTGAGTTCGCGCAGCCTCGACGCAGGCCTGTGA
- a CDS encoding rhodanese-related sulfurtransferase: MAIPKIVLFYQFTPLADPEAIKLWQHSLAESNNLTGRIIVSPHGINATVGGDIEDVKRYVRGTRGYEPFRTADIKWSDGLGNDFPRLSVKARSEIVTFGAPDELKVDENGVVGGGVHLVPKELHELVDTRGDDVVFFDGRNAFEAEIGRFRDAIVPDVATTRDFVNELDSGKYDHLKGKAVVTYCTGGVRCEVLSSLMRSRGFDEVYQLDGGIVRYGETFGDRGLWDGSLYVFDKRMNIEFSSEAKTLGVCVDCGTPTPRYRNRIDGDGRTLELLCESCSPDLEQD, translated from the coding sequence GTGGCTATTCCGAAAATTGTTCTCTTCTACCAGTTCACGCCGTTGGCGGACCCGGAAGCGATCAAGCTGTGGCAGCACAGCCTGGCCGAGTCCAACAACCTGACGGGCCGGATCATCGTCTCGCCGCACGGGATCAACGCGACGGTCGGCGGAGACATCGAGGATGTCAAGCGATATGTCCGTGGTACGCGTGGTTACGAACCCTTCCGTACCGCTGACATCAAGTGGTCGGACGGCCTCGGGAACGATTTCCCTCGTCTGAGTGTCAAGGCACGCTCGGAGATCGTGACGTTCGGTGCCCCCGACGAGCTGAAAGTCGACGAGAACGGTGTGGTCGGCGGAGGAGTTCACCTGGTGCCCAAGGAACTACACGAACTCGTCGACACTCGCGGTGACGACGTCGTGTTCTTCGACGGGCGCAATGCCTTCGAAGCCGAGATCGGCCGTTTCCGAGATGCGATAGTTCCGGACGTCGCCACCACTCGGGATTTCGTCAACGAACTCGACAGTGGCAAATACGACCATCTCAAGGGCAAAGCCGTGGTCACGTACTGCACCGGCGGAGTGCGCTGTGAGGTGTTGTCTTCGCTGATGCGCTCACGTGGCTTCGACGAGGTCTATCAGTTGGACGGCGGAATCGTCCGTTACGGCGAGACTTTCGGCGACCGCGGCCTCTGGGACGGTTCCCTGTACGTGTTCGACAAGCGGATGAACATCGAGTTCTCATCCGAAGCCAAGACACTCGGCGTGTGTGTCGATTGTGGTACTCCGACCCCGCGGTACCGCAACCGGATCGACGGCGACGGCCGAACCCTCGAATTGCTCTGCGAGAGTTGTTCACCAGACCTCGAGCAGGACTGA
- the arc gene encoding proteasome ATPase, which produces MSSTENPDSVAAAEELHALRVEAQVLRRQLAQSPEQVRELESKVDSLSIRNSKLMDTLKEARQQLIALREEVDRLGQPPSGYGVLLSVHEDKTVDVFTSGRKMRLTCSPNIDTDTLALGQTVRLNEALTIVEAGTYEQVGEISTLREVLDDGLRALVVGHADEERIVWLAAPLAAVFADPEADIIAYDADSPTRKLRPGDSLLVDTKAGYAFERIPKAEVEDLVLEEVPDVHYDDIGGLGRQIEQIRDAVELPFLHKDLFHEYSLRPPKGVLLYGPPGCGKTLIAKAVANSLAKKIAEARGQDSKDAKSYFLNIKGPELLNKFVGETERHIRMIFQRAREKASEGTPVIVFFDEMDSIFRTRGSGVSSDVETTVVPQLLSEIDGVEGLENVIVIGASNREDMIDPAILRPGRLDVKIKIERPDAESAQDIFSKYLVDGLPINADDLAEFGGDRTACLKAMIVRVVDRMYAESEENRFLEVTYANGDKEVLFFKDFNSGAMIQNIVDRAKKYAIKSVLDTGAPGLRVQHLFDSIVDEFAENEDLPNTTNPDDWARISGKKGERIVYIRTLVTGKNASASRAIDTESNTGQYL; this is translated from the coding sequence ATGAGCTCGACAGAGAACCCGGATTCGGTTGCGGCAGCAGAAGAACTCCACGCGCTACGAGTGGAAGCACAAGTACTGCGCCGACAACTTGCACAATCGCCGGAGCAGGTGCGTGAGCTGGAGTCGAAGGTGGACTCGTTGTCCATCCGAAACAGCAAGTTGATGGACACCCTCAAAGAGGCCCGTCAGCAGCTCATCGCGCTTCGTGAAGAAGTCGACAGACTCGGTCAACCGCCGAGCGGTTACGGAGTCCTTCTCTCGGTACACGAGGACAAGACCGTCGACGTGTTCACGTCGGGTCGCAAGATGCGGTTGACGTGCTCACCGAACATCGACACGGACACCCTCGCCCTCGGGCAGACGGTTCGCCTCAACGAGGCACTCACCATCGTCGAGGCCGGCACCTACGAGCAGGTCGGTGAGATCAGCACGCTCCGTGAGGTACTCGACGACGGCTTGCGCGCACTGGTGGTCGGCCATGCCGACGAAGAGCGCATCGTCTGGCTCGCAGCGCCGTTGGCGGCCGTCTTCGCCGACCCCGAAGCCGACATCATCGCGTACGACGCCGATTCTCCGACCAGGAAACTGCGTCCGGGTGACTCGTTGCTCGTCGACACCAAGGCCGGGTACGCCTTCGAGCGCATCCCGAAGGCCGAGGTCGAAGATCTGGTTCTCGAGGAAGTTCCGGACGTTCACTACGACGACATCGGTGGTCTCGGGCGTCAGATCGAACAGATCCGTGATGCCGTCGAACTCCCGTTCCTCCACAAGGATCTGTTCCACGAGTACTCGCTGAGGCCGCCGAAGGGTGTACTGCTCTACGGTCCGCCTGGTTGCGGCAAGACGCTCATCGCCAAGGCCGTCGCCAACTCGTTGGCCAAGAAGATCGCCGAAGCCCGCGGTCAGGACAGCAAGGACGCCAAGTCCTACTTCCTGAACATCAAGGGCCCGGAACTTCTGAACAAGTTCGTCGGCGAAACCGAGCGTCACATCCGGATGATCTTCCAGCGTGCTCGTGAGAAGGCGTCCGAGGGCACTCCGGTGATCGTCTTCTTCGACGAGATGGACTCGATCTTCCGTACCCGTGGTTCGGGAGTCTCTTCCGACGTGGAGACAACGGTCGTTCCGCAGCTGCTCAGCGAGATCGACGGTGTGGAAGGGCTCGAGAACGTCATCGTCATCGGCGCTTCCAACCGTGAGGACATGATCGACCCGGCCATCCTGCGTCCGGGCCGACTGGACGTGAAGATCAAGATCGAGCGCCCCGACGCGGAATCCGCTCAGGACATCTTCTCGAAGTACCTGGTGGACGGTCTGCCGATCAATGCGGACGACCTCGCCGAGTTCGGTGGCGATCGCACCGCCTGCTTGAAGGCGATGATCGTTCGCGTCGTCGATCGCATGTACGCGGAGAGCGAAGAGAATCGTTTTCTCGAGGTCACCTACGCCAACGGCGACAAGGAAGTTCTGTTCTTCAAGGACTTCAACTCGGGTGCGATGATCCAGAACATCGTCGACCGCGCCAAGAAGTACGCGATCAAGTCTGTGCTCGACACCGGTGCTCCGGGCTTGCGTGTGCAGCACCTCTTCGATTCCATCGTCGACGAGTTCGCCGAGAACGAGGATCTGCCCAACACCACCAATCCTGATGACTGGGCACGTATTTCGGGCAAGAAGGGTGAGCGGATCGTCTACATCCGCACTCTCGTCACCGGCAAGAACGCCAGTGCCAGCCGCGCGATCGACACAGAGTCGAACACGGGCCAGTACCTGTAG
- a CDS encoding RecB family exonuclease, which translates to MSSVELPTPTPTGATSHERPRSRPALSPSRAGDYKQCPLLYRFRAVDRIPETPTRAQVRGTVVHAALEALFALPTGHRVPDRAAELVRPAWERVSAESPEAADLVPEGELDSFLDEVGKLVATYYTLEDPTRFDAEACEVYVETELENGVRLRGFVDRIDVAPTGEVRVVDYKTGKAPREFTESKALFQMKFYALVLLRTRGIVPAQLRLIYLASGSILTYAPDHDELIRFERTLSAIWKAILAAGATGDFRPKPGKLCDWCDHKSLCPSFGGTPPPYPGWPDLLSTEPVAAKENS; encoded by the coding sequence GTGAGCTCTGTCGAATTGCCAACCCCCACTCCAACGGGTGCAACATCACACGAGCGCCCGCGTAGTCGGCCGGCGCTCTCTCCGTCTCGGGCGGGTGACTACAAACAATGCCCCCTGCTCTATCGCTTCCGAGCAGTCGACAGAATTCCGGAAACGCCAACCAGAGCCCAGGTCAGAGGCACCGTCGTACACGCGGCACTGGAAGCACTGTTTGCACTCCCGACCGGTCACCGGGTTCCCGATCGCGCAGCCGAACTCGTCCGTCCCGCGTGGGAACGTGTCAGTGCCGAGTCTCCCGAGGCCGCTGACCTTGTTCCGGAGGGCGAGCTGGATTCGTTCCTCGACGAAGTCGGCAAGCTCGTCGCGACGTACTACACGCTCGAAGATCCCACTCGATTCGATGCCGAGGCGTGCGAGGTCTACGTCGAGACCGAATTGGAGAACGGCGTTCGACTCCGCGGCTTCGTCGACCGGATAGACGTTGCACCGACGGGTGAGGTGCGGGTGGTCGACTACAAGACCGGAAAAGCGCCTCGCGAGTTCACCGAATCCAAGGCGCTCTTCCAGATGAAGTTCTACGCGCTCGTACTGCTGCGCACTCGCGGAATCGTTCCCGCACAACTGCGCCTGATCTATCTGGCCTCCGGCTCGATTCTCACGTACGCCCCGGATCACGACGAGCTCATCCGATTCGAGCGAACCCTCTCCGCCATCTGGAAAGCGATCCTCGCGGCAGGTGCGACCGGAGACTTCAGACCCAAGCCTGGCAAACTGTGCGACTGGTGCGATCACAAGTCACTGTGCCCCTCGTTCGGCGGAACACCTCCGCCGTATCCAGGTTGGCCGGACCTACTGAGCACCGAACCTGTTGCCGCAAAGGAGAATTCATAA